The genomic stretch TACATCTAATTGTTCTTGAGTatcattattgttttattttgtcATTTATAAGTAACCTACGACACTCTCATCATATAAAGTGTAGATGTGATCTTTATGGAAAATTAAGTTATAATGTTTCCTCTTTTCTTAACAATAATTTTTCATATAGCTTGTCCTGAAACCTGTGctaaaattaatttcttaatggAAGGTAAATTTACTTTTATGATCTTAGAGGTTAAATTTGCTTGAATAGCAAGATCACTGACTATTTAAAAGTCCTTAATATTGACTAAAAGGTTGAGTGTGCACCCTCATGGGCAAAACCTAAATAATGATTTAAGCAACTTGCAGCAAGGCTCACTTATTCACAGTTTAAACATTTTGATTGTTTTGTGATATTCAATACTCAGGGAATACCATACCCAGCGTTACCCAAGGAGGAGAAACCCAGGCGTGTCGATCTGTACTTCTCGAGTTGGCGCATCAGAGCCGGTAACTTCCTATTTCCACTTTTCTTATATTCGTCTGAAGTTGCAGAACTATTACCAAAGTTTCCACAACACAACTAAATATTAGAAAGATCAGCCGATCCAGTTTTCATCTTGTGATATTTAGTTCAGAGGAAACACCAGTCCTGACTCCTTCCAGATGACTCCTACTCATCTTTCAATAAACAAAAAACCATAGGATTAAGCCTTAAGAAGTTAGATATTTAACTTGGGCACTCTCTTTTCCGGAGCCATTTCCACTCTTCTGTTGCCTTTCAAATGAAATTCGAAAGTCTAACCCTGTTAATGTCTGAAAAATAGCTGtttaacttctttttttttctcgttTCAATCACCTCGTACTTAATAATAGGAAATTGTGTCATTTGAAAGGTTTTCAATCCTCCTTTTTTCTATGGACACAGTGGAATCACGCAAGCAAGATGGCCAGTTATCTGCATGTGAAGTAACTCTCATCCACTACGAAGATATGGGCATACCAAAGGATGTAGCCAAGGTTGGTGTTCGACATGGGATGTGGGGAGCTGTTAAGAAACTGCATGCTGGTCTGAGAGCATATCAACTGATGAGAAAAACAGAAGCTTCGCTATCTAGATGCGCACTCATGGCACAGATCACCACTAAGTTCTTCGACAACGGAACCATCACTCAACTCGACCCGGAGTCCTAGACCTCTACTTCTAAAACAGCCGATAGCATTGTCAGTAACAAGGAGCATCGAGGAATCGACTGGAAATGGGTGGTGATCGGCGGAGTTGCTGTGGTTTGCGGTCTTCATGCTGGTCATATCGGGAAAGCCCTCTTAGTCGGAGGAGCTGCAGGGCGACTCGCAAAAAAATGAGCCTGATCAGATTCTTTCATGATGGAGAACCTGAATTCCTGTTTTGGATGAGGACATGTAATTAAAGGATGAGCTGCTCATCTCAGTTTTTTTGGTATATTAGGCATCATCCTGTATGATTCTTGCCGATATCATAATTCCATCGTATATGGATATGGTATCAAGATCAATAAGACTTTTTATTGGTCCTACTTATTACTCATTagtattttttcataaaaaatacttttaaagttTGGCATGTGAGTgggatttttatatttaaaatattcaaaaatacCGACCAACTGTGTTTTGGTTGATAATCATAAATTATTTattggttaaaataaattttgattgatatttttaatTCTTTTACTAACTACTAAATTCATTTAGAcaagtaaaatattaaaaaaaatatgattggtaattattattatttagtgataattttagtttttttaataatttaagttGGAtttgattaataatattaatttttaatttttaaagaagtttttaaatattttattgattaaaatttgatctatttattgataaattaaaaatatctattgatcatcttattattttattaaaaatctctctcctttattaattaactttggtgaagtctaaaatgaatttacgttaatatcctttgttctattcacactaaaaataattttaaggtttattagtaattccacaagcgaaacaatcaatgATCTAGAGTTCTAAACTCAGCTgcgacatattattatgaatttttctcatcattaattttctctagttcttttatataaaaaaatatagttgtcTTTAGTTttacatcttagaattgacaacactacgatcaaagaaacttctataaatattttaagtcgacaatgttaaaaaatatacttttcttagtttttttactaagataagtataagtataatattaaattaaattaattttttttatagggaAGCCATAAGGGTGATATTCGAAGATCCAAACAATTCGAATTTTTAAAGActcaaataattcagatttttaaAATCAGGTACTTTACCTACATGTGAAAGGgctttttatgtttaaaatattaaaaaaatacccTTCAATTATATTTTGgtcaataattataattatttattggttaaaataaattttgattgatattttaaattttttgactagtaaaattgattttgacaagtaaaatattaaataaataaggaGCTAGTTTGATCGGTAATGTTATTATTtagtgataattttatttttaaaagatatttataaGTCATtagtattttttaataaaaaaaatacttttaaagttTGACATGTAAAAGagattttttatgtttaaaatattaaataaaataccATTCGATTATATTTTGATcgataattataattatttatcgGTTAGAAtaaattttgattgatattttttattttatggcTCGTGAAATTGATTTTGACTAGTAAAATATTGAAACATGCCAATCAAATTTTGGTgagtaattattattatttatttgtcaAAATAAAATTGgcctatatttttaatttttttacacaTCAAAATTAATCTTGACCGGgacaaaatataaaaatatcatctaAAATTCATTTTGACGGTAAAATTAATAGAGCACAGTTGgtctataaatttaataaataaaatctaattttttggccaaaatttaactataattatattaaattgatcgctataaaattttaaatgtcatcaaaaattcatttggcataaatcttatcagtaaaattttaatgcgatgtcatattttaatttttgaaattttataataaaatttgataaaattatcGATAAAAAATTTAGTTGATAAATTTATATCAAATAAAATTTAATCGGCCACTATAAAAAAAACACGGCTTTAAAAAtggattttttagaaaaaaattattttacatttATATAAATTAGAGGTGAATTTATTACCGAATTATTAATTCATTTTATTTTAATGCAATATGATatctaaaaaataattaagacgaaacttaaaataaatttagatAAAAAAAGTTATTATGTTTTATAAAACAATTATATTGGTGGCTTCACGCTACCGGCCTAGTCGCCTCGTGCCACCACCGTCAGACTGCACTTTCCTTTGCCGCATCCTCCTCGCGCATACCCGTCATGTGAATTTGGTTTCTGCAAAGtgcaaattaataaattaaatatacaaAGGTAGGACACTAGGCAGAGTCGCGCCTACCTGTTGGTGTAAAAGTTAGGTCTTACGGATTTAATATCTTATGTttaagtatataaaaatttagaaaaatataagGAGTCGAGCGAAAGAGACAGTGAGTGAAAAGGATAACATGAGAAGTGAGTCGATGGGTTCGATGTATTCTAGTGGAGCAAGAAGGACACGCAAGGCGCATCCGAGAGATGAGGAGTTCTGTTCGAGGAAGAAGGTCAAAGTTGAATTTAGGTGAGCTTAACTTCGGACGGCTGGACCATCACCTAGGCGCACGAAGAAGCGAATGCTCAACTCAGAAGTTGATCATTAATCTAGGTGCCTCCAATTGATCGAATATGCCTTGATGATTTGAAGACTCGAGGCGTCTCAGTTGATTCCAGACGCCTCGGATGATGGAGCTAAGGCGCCTTAGATGGATCTCAGGTGCCTCACATGCAGAGAGGAGCTATTGTCGCGGATGACAGCTGCGGGGTTTGAGGCGCATTCGAttactcaaggcgccttcgaaGAGTTGGGACTGTTGCCGTAGAGATAAGCTGTTAAGTCCAGCTGAGCCCACCTGTGACACCTCAAATGTGCCATATTAGCAATGATCACTTTTCGACCAGTAGACTATAAATAATGTCCTAGAGCCCGTTATGGGATATACCACATTTATTTTCAATTCAGTAATCATTATTTTAATTACTGGTGTTTTCAAATCTTGTAAGGAATTACCCTGCCTCTGACCCTTAACCTTATCAAAGAAGATGATTGATAATACTTCTAATTACTttaaattaacaaccacctaggttgtaatcaagtaattgaaaaatcgaaaagaacaagagagaaagagggggTGGTGAATAtcgtttttaaaactttttctttttcgatttttaaaaccttttcgaaaacacgagtacgCAGAGGAAATAATGAAAAATGATTACAAGAAAAACAATGAGAGTACGCAaattgattttacttagttcggaactTTTGATGACTCATACTCCAAAGCCCATGATCTCTTGAACTATATCGACTAAGCAATCTCCTAAAACTCGAATCTCAGTTACAAATAAAGAAATTGTAACATGCTACACTATCCTATGCAAGAATAAttgaaaattaacttaattataaaACAATGATTTTACTGACACAAAAATGTAGCTGAGGATCAAATCTCGATGTTTGTGTGTTTGTTGTAGTTGGGCATAGTAGAGTTCTAGCGGTATAGTATTAGAGAGACAGTGCAGCAGAAAGAGCTAGAATGCTTGTGTAGGAGTTGTGTTGAAAGAGCTGGCCGTGGACTTAAattgcattggaggtgcctctaatGACCTAGGACACCTCTATTCGAGCTGATCCAATTTGAACGTTGCAGACTTTATCCTTCTAGAGGCACCTCTAAATCTCTAATTATTTGAGGGCACCTCCATTGTcgcctgaggcgcctccaactagcCCAAAACACCTTCAACGGTTGAAACTTTATCCGTAAAGTTTATCTATGCGGAGGCGCCTCCATCCGTCTAGGGTACCTTTGCCTCCAATCAGTTGAGCCGTCTCGAGCACTGTTCATCCAAACTCAACTTTGTTTTAAACTTCTACAAAAACACATTAGTCCAAATTAACCAAATtacatgcaaaataaagttagcatagatgcaaaaattaatttatgaattaaaTCATATTTTATCAAGATCATGATTTAGTTTTAGTCTCAACTTGAATTTCCAAAATGAATCTAAGTTGGACTAGTGTCTACAGTCCCACTAAAACTcttcctcactagatctctcttcTCCAGTGATTAACCTTACTTACAATTATAGAATTACTTGACTTATTGTCTAACCCTCCAGGTCTTCTTGTCAGATGCTCTATCTAGATTTCAACAAGTTGTTAAGTCTTACAGACTCAACTGACTTCCTGTAATATATCAGGTATTCTCTTGACCTATCTGGGTTTCCTATCAATTATTAAGTCCTCTTGATCTAGCTAGTTTTCAGCCTGATACCAGGTCTTCTAGACTCATCAAGTCTTTCTCTGCATGCTTGGTAAATACATTATATCACATAtaatctaattttaatattttatcattttgcaaaaatttgagtttgattattaaTACTGGCTGCATCAACATAAATCATTCGAGTATCTACCTTCTATTTATGCTTATCCTTACGCATAATTAGTGCATCATTGCTAGTAAGTAATCAAGAGAAAGATTTAACTATTATTGCATAGCTAATCATCCTCTTCTAGCCATTCCACTCGATCTATCAGTACTTGTGTTTGATAGAGCCTGAAGTAAATAATAAAAAGTGGATTTTTTTGTTACGGTAAATAACTATAaagtttaatttacaaataacaaATAcactaaatacataaataaactaaaaataatatattGGATCAATAAAAAGTTGAAAAAGTATTTGAAATAATTACATAAATGCTACTTGTCTAGTTGTTTTagtgataaaaaatatttattaaatctgCATAATTTACCAAACATTATAGTATATCAATTGTTCTTTTTTCATTTGTTAAATAATATCTCACGATCATAAATTTTGAACATAACTCATCACCATTAATATTTAAGCGTCCATTGTGATTGAAAAATGATTGAAACTCCATACAACTTCATAAGCTAGCAGTcaataaaaatccaaaaatctcaacaaaaaatttaaaaatttagggGTTTGTATCCACATCCAAATTGTTAAAGCTCTTGTATCCAAATTTAAGGGGTTTCGAATTTATACCTTAAATTATCGAACAAATTATAGATGGGATGTTTAATTATCTAACAAACTAAACGTCAACTTAATTTATACATCAAATTTTCGATATATAATTATCGAACAGATTATACCTCAAAGTATCCAAATTATAGCTTAGTCTGCTATAAAATTACCGGAGTCGTCTATCATTGTGGTAAAAAAGTAAACGTATGGTAAAAAAGTAAATACGTTTGCTCTCATTAATCCGTCTCAGGAGGAACACGGATGAGATAAATCATGGACGACTATTagtctttgaaatagtgactaacacataagagagTGTTTCGTCTATCATGGTGgtaaaaagacgaatacgcttgcCCTCAGCGCTCTTACCAATCCGTCCCAGGACCAAcatggaagaggtaaatcacggacgactactagcttttagaatagtgactagcacataaggaaggtATTTACTTCAGATTTATCAAGATTCAAACCTCAGACCTCATGATGATAACACTTCATGCGCTACTAGCCACTAGATCCATCCGAGAGGACAATATTTCATCTATCATAAATTTATGCATGGATGTCATATTCATGTAATATATTCATAATGAATATCCAATTCAAGCTAAGGCTAATAATAAATTTCAGTAatataatgttaatttaatttccataaaagaaTCAATACTATAAATAACTTCAGCAGAGACGAATCTCCTAGATCATTTTTTTGTGATTTAGGGAACGTGTCACACATATTTGGAATCGGATCGTGGTCATGATCCGGCTATAAATTTGCAATCCCTTTCTGGGTTTACTGTGCCTACcagattatagtttttgttcggagcgggcgaCTAGAGGCCGCTCAGAGGACACCCTCGCTCAACGTCCAGTAACCTGACCACTTATCCACTACCGGAGGTCTCTAGATGGCCTCCGGTCACCCCACTCCGAATaaaaactataacctgatggGGACGGTGAACCCAAAAAGAGATCACAACAATTTATGACCGAATCACGATCACGATCCGATCGCATATACAAGTGACACATTATCTGTACCAAAAAAAATGGTTCAAGAGATCTGTGCACACTTCAGCATGCGTtttcaatattattatttttattttttattatttaaaaattaattatttggaTTTTACAATAAACTTTATTAGCTGAAATGCGATATGTTGCCTGATAAAATGCAAGATTAACTTCATCAACCTGTGAAAATGTTGCATAATTAATGAATAACCAGCCAGCTGGCTACCTCTAAATAAAATTTGTGgataatttaaaaaagaaattaaattagtttaaatccttaaaattagaagacttgttgtataaataaaattCGTCGATAacttaaaatagaaaaaaatactttaaaatttgtcgataactaaaaaaaaaaaagtttaaatccTTAAAATTGGAAGACTCGCTGTCGACAAGGCCGTGGCCGTTGCGAAACAAACGGTAGATGGCGCGTCAAAATAGCCGAAACCGATTCGGTTCGCGTCGTGCGACCTCGCGGTTTCGTCGCGGTGATACCGTCACCGGCCGGTAGAGGCCAGTGACCATTCTCTGGTACCGATAAACTAAAGCGATCCAAGCGTTGGACTTCCGATCCGAGCTCGGAGGCgacagctagcgaaaaggatctCGTCACCGCTCCGTTAGGTGACGGCGTTAAACCCGGAGATTACGATAAAAGGGCGTCTCATTGCCGCTCCCGCGAGTGTCGAATGAGAGAGGCGGAACCAAGGGGAAACCTCCTCGATCCCTGGAATCGGTGCTTGCAGAGTGATTTGTAAGTGCTTTCTGTCGATTTCTGATTCTGCTTCACCCAATCTTAACTGCTGATCTGATACTATTGAATAATGGGAGGATTAGATTAGGCCATTATGGTGTCGGATCTGTGTTTGGCATTTGAGATCTTTGGCGCTTGATGGGATGTTATGCTGTTGCTACTTTCTATTTGGAATTGTCTGCCTCTCGTTTGGCTGCGAACTGGACGTTTGGGATAAAAATGATGCCTTTGAATACTTTGCATGTCACAAGAGAGACTGTTTATACTCTGAGATTTCAAGCATGCGCACTATACCTAATAACTTAAATGCTTATAGCTGGAACAGACATCTGGTTCCACTTCATACAAATTCAagggtttttttaaaaaaaaaataaatttatcatcctTAGCTCCAGAATATAATCCTTGTTTGGAAGCACTTTCAGATTCATAACCTATGAACTTATTCTTTCGTTGTTATTTAGTCAGTTGACATTGTATTTTATGTTTACTTTGTTTTTGTATTAGTATGTTCTAAAATCATCTAATTCCTGTTTGTGTATCTTCTCATTTGCACGAGTGCCCTATGTATTGCTCACCTTTTGCAGTCCAATGGGCAAGGAATTTGAAGAGAGTTCAGTGGTTGAAGAAACGGATTCCTTTATGGGCAAAACCAGTCATGCTAATCCTCACGAGACTTTAGATGTTGAATCAGATAACAATCTGGATGCAAATTATCATGTGAATAACACACCTGGAATTGGAAATTTGGATTTGGATCATAACAGCACAGGAAAGAAACATGTCGACCAGAAATCACTGAATAAAAGGTCAGCATCATCACATTCTGCTAATGTGACTGTGATATCTAACTACACTATTCCCCAACCATTCTCACTTGCAACTGAAAAACGTGCTTCTGGTGAACATCGTGTTTTTGTTCCTGAAACGGCAATCAGTGGAGAAAAAGATCCAAATGCTGATAATATCATGCACCCAGATGAAGACGATTCTTGCTCCGTTGATTCATTGTATCCTTTGCCAACTTTTGTTTCTTGAACTTCCTTTGCCTTCTTTAGGAAAAACACTTGTTTACATTTCCTGAACTGCTTATAGTAGCACGGCATCTGTAAAAAATTCGAAAGTTAGAACAGTTGCAATTGCCCCTACCTTCAGATGTATTGAACGTgcagaaaaacgaaaagaggtatTTTTCTTTTGTATTGTTGGAGATTACATTCATTTAAAAATTGGTTTTATCatttatttttcttccataaTAGTTCTACTCAAAGTTAGAAGAGAAACAACAGGCTCTTGAAGCAGAGAAACTCCAACATGAAGCTAGGGCCAAGGTGTGTTTTTTCTTCTGTTTTAGTCTCTGATGGTAATGGCGCAATTGGACTTATCTTTTATTCAATTTTGGAGCATTTTGGTAAGCTATGAAAAGTCGTATGAAAACATCTAGTAAATAGGATTTCAGATCTTAAAAGTTGTCTTGCACCTGCCAAAGTAAATTAATTGCTTGCCATTTGAATTCTTCATAGATTAGTTTGGTTTTATTCAGtctgaaaaatatatacaatAAATTTGTAGATTAGTAttttttatattagttttattaaaagaaatcaatatagaaggggagccttggtgcaacggtaaagttgttgctttgtgactaaaaggtcgcgggtttgaatcttggaaacaacctcttgcaaaaagtagggtaagactgcatacaatcgatccttccctgggaccccgcatggcgggagcttcgtgcaccgggttgcCCTTTTATTAACAAAAATCAATATACTAGTAATATGTTTATACAATTACTTTGGATCAATTAAATGCAACTCCAATAGATAATAAGCAAAAGTAGATCTTGGTGACAGTAATATATTCAAAGACAAACACTAATTCTAGATATATTGATTAAAGTAGTGATGAGGGGGACATAGGGAGGCTGAGGTAATAAAATTAGAGTATACCAGAGGATAAGACCCATCTAGTTGCCCCCAAAGAATCGGGACTAATGTAACTTTTTATTCTTgttcaatttaaaaaaataagataattaactaaATAAACAAATTTATATTTATTCAGTTTAACCCACATCAAACTGACTCGAACTGATAAGTTTTTGGTCAGGTTTACTTTCGTTTATCAAACGTTAGTGTAATtgcatttttttattataaaaaaagaaaaatattgacTGGAGACCAAATGTACTGCT from Zingiber officinale cultivar Zhangliang chromosome 5B, Zo_v1.1, whole genome shotgun sequence encodes the following:
- the LOC121986445 gene encoding protein WVD2-like 3 isoform X3 produces the protein MREAEPRGNLLDPWNRCLQSDFPMGKEFEESSVVEETDSFMGKTSHANPHETLDVESDNNLDANYHVNNTPGIGNLDLDHNSTGKKHVDQKSLNKSGEKDPNADNIMHPDEDDSCSVDSFSTASVKNSKVRTVAIAPTFRCIERAEKRKEFYSKLEEKQQALEAEKLQHEARAKEEEEATLKEIRKRLNFKATPMPSFYHEGPPPKVELKKAPPTRAKSPKLGRRKSCSDASRDNSSGIYGGPRHQSLGSHEDAPCKSQINPEDINAIEGNEVPESAIENSETHPNEDEYTTATSITDEISADGIMTVQP
- the LOC121986445 gene encoding protein WVD2-like 3 isoform X4; protein product: MREAEPRGNLLDPWNRCLQSDFPMGKEFEESSVVEETDSFMGKTSHANPHETLDVESDNNLDANYHVNNTPGIGNLDLDHNSTGKKHVDQKSLNKSGEKDPNADNIMHPDEDDSCSVDSFTASVKNSKVRTVAIAPTFRCIERAEKRKEFYSKLEEKQQALEAEKLQHEARAKEEEEATLKEIRKRLNFKATPMPSFYHEGPPPKVELKKAPPTRAKSPKLGRRKSCSDASRDNSSGIYGGPRHQSLGSHEDAPCKSQINPEDINAIEGNEVPESAIENSETHPNEDEYTTATSITDEISADGIMTVQP
- the LOC121986445 gene encoding protein WVD2-like 3 isoform X2; the protein is MREAEPRGNLLDPWNRCLQSDFPMGKEFEESSVVEETDSFMGKTSHANPHETLDVESDNNLDANYHVNNTPGIGNLDLDHNSTGKKHVDQKSLNKRSASSHSANVTVISNYTIPQPFSLATEKRASGEHRVFVPETAISGEKDPNADNIMHPDEDDSCSVDSFTASVKNSKVRTVAIAPTFRCIERAEKRKEFYSKLEEKQQALEAEKLQHEARAKEEEEATLKEIRKRLNFKATPMPSFYHEGPPPKVELKKAPPTRAKSPKLGRRKSCSDASRDNSSGIYGGPRHQSLGSHEDAPCKSQINPEDINAIEGNEVPESAIENSETHPNEDEYTTATSITDEISADGIMTVQP
- the LOC121986445 gene encoding protein WVD2-like 3 isoform X1, producing the protein MREAEPRGNLLDPWNRCLQSDFPMGKEFEESSVVEETDSFMGKTSHANPHETLDVESDNNLDANYHVNNTPGIGNLDLDHNSTGKKHVDQKSLNKRSASSHSANVTVISNYTIPQPFSLATEKRASGEHRVFVPETAISGEKDPNADNIMHPDEDDSCSVDSFSTASVKNSKVRTVAIAPTFRCIERAEKRKEFYSKLEEKQQALEAEKLQHEARAKEEEEATLKEIRKRLNFKATPMPSFYHEGPPPKVELKKAPPTRAKSPKLGRRKSCSDASRDNSSGIYGGPRHQSLGSHEDAPCKSQINPEDINAIEGNEVPESAIENSETHPNEDEYTTATSITDEISADGIMTVQP